Proteins co-encoded in one Montipora capricornis isolate CH-2021 chromosome 12, ASM3666992v2, whole genome shotgun sequence genomic window:
- the LOC138025877 gene encoding large ribosomal subunit protein uL30m-like: MASKVRSVVHKLHAVTLIKSPIGQPWWEKRTIKFLGLNKLHKTVIVKNTATMNGQLQAIKHLIDVKPIEVVEKDINSTGTGDEEVFLRENGQFHLDKFEDYLKNNPRIENVIRARRKQVVWETKRRR; this comes from the coding sequence atggcgtcgaaagtgaGGTCTGTTGTGCACAAACTTCACGCTGTAACTTTGATTAAAAGCCCCATTGGACAACCTTGGTGGGAAAAAAGAACGATTAAGTTCCTGGGCTTAAACAAGCTGCACAAAACTGTGATTGTTAAGAATACGGCTACGATGAATGGACAGCTTCAAGCGATTAAACACCTTATTGATGTCAAGCCAATTGAAGTTGTCGAGAAGGACATCAATTCAACAGGAACAGGAGATGAGGAAGTATTCCTGAGAGAAAATGGACAGTTTCATCTAGACAAATTTGAGGATTACTTGAAAAATAATCCACGAATAGAGAACGTCATTCGTGCGAGAAGAAAACAAGTGGTATGGGAGACAAAAAGACGCAGATGA
- the LOC138025878 gene encoding uncharacterized protein → MRRRDNIKPELNEDYKHLCSSSVPFTEFLFGNDANLSKQLKDLAEATKVSKKLNPKVDGHKSNGYRGYKHAKSKGFGYKYSSRGQGTQAIKNLNWKRPGPPYTKKDEGRRPNKLQQFVPAWKDITNDPEVLDWIEHCHLEFIDGVPPVQETDYKVIQFNDAEAAIIESEIVQLLNKGVIVESPHFQGEFVLSIFVRLKKNGVDYRIILNLKELNKFIVYRHFKMDSLKTVTDLMSQGCYMASVDIKDAYYTVPIATEHQKFLKFRQKGYLSSSYIDDCYLQGATYGECHDNVQETLMLLGDLGFPIHNEKSVLTPSQVLTFLGFVLNSVTMTVQLTKSRKQKLKTVCLTLVNKETCTIQSVAEVIGVIVSSFPGVEHGPLHYRSLERDKSHALRENKGNFGASMILSPSSRAELNWWISNVDTSLKLISHGEPELHIQTDASAHSWGGLRGEQRTGGRWTQQEASHHINY, encoded by the exons ATGCGGCGCAGGGATAACATCAAGCCCGAGCTAAATGAAGACTACAAACACTTGTGCTCCAGCTCGGTACCCTTCACAGAATTCTTGTTTGGCAATGATGCCAACTTATCTAAACAACTGAAAGATCTCGCAGAAGCGACCAAAGTTAGCAAAAAGCTAAACCCAAAAGTGGACGGCCACAAAAGCAATGGATACAGGGGATACAAGCACGCAAAGTCCAAAGGCTTTGGCTACAAGTATTCCTCACGTGGTCAAGGCACTCAGGccattaaaaatttaaactggaaaaggCCTGGCCCTCCATACACCAAGAAGGACGAGGGGAGGAGGCCAAACAA ATTGCAACAATTTGTCCCAGCATGGAAAGACATTACTAACGACCCAGAGGTTTTAGACTGGATTGAGCATTGTCATTTAGAGTTCATAGATGGTGTACCACCGGTACAGGAAACTGACTATAAGGTGATACAATTCAATGATGCAGAAGCTGCTATTATAGAGTCTGAAATTGTACAACTCCTCAATAAAGGTGTTATTGTGGAGTCTCCTCACTTTCAAGGAGAATTTGTTTTGTCCATTTTCGTTAGATTAAAAAAGAATGGAGTAGACTATAGGATTATCCTAAACCTTAAGGAGCTAAACAAGTTCATTGTTTACCGGCACTTCAAAATGGATTCACTTAAGACAGTGACAGATCTGATGTCCCAAGGGTGTTATATGGCGTCCGTAGATATAAAGGATGCATATTATACAGTACCTATTGCCACAGAGCatcaaaaatttttgaaattcag GCAAAAGGGCTACTTGTCCTCATCTTACATAGATGATTGTTATCTGCAAGGAGCAACCTATGGTGAATGCCATGATAATGTACAAGAAACACTTATGTTGCTTGGGGATCTTGGGTTCCCTATTCACAATGAAAAATCAGTACTCACACCATCTCAGGTCTTGACTTTCTTGGGATTTGTGCTTAACTCAGTTACAATGACTGTGCAACTTACCAAAAGCCGaaagcaaaaactgaaaacggTCTGCCTCACCCTTGTCAATAAAGAAACCTGCACAATTCAAAGTGTGGCAGAGGTCATTGGGGTCATTGTGTCAAGTTTTCCAGGGGTGGAACACGGCCCCCTCCACTATCGCAGCCTTGAAAGGGACAAATCACATGCCTTGCGAGAGAACAAAGGCAACTTCGGAGCTTCTATGATCCTCTCCCCCAGTTCTAGAGCAGAACTAAATTGGTGGATATCTAATGTTGATACTTCACTCAAACTTATTTCTCATGGTGAACCCGAACTTCACATTCAAACTGATGCCTCAGCCCATAGCTGGGGAGGTCTGAGGGGAGAACAAAGAACAGGGGGGAGATGGACCCAACAGGAAGCATCCCATCACATTAACTACTGA